In Nitrosarchaeum koreense MY1, one genomic interval encodes:
- a CDS encoding SDR family NAD(P)-dependent oxidoreductase, with amino-acid sequence MLKFQGKVALVTGSGTGIGQAIAKKFIENGASVIILGRRKEPLEETSIMLKEIISKVNSGASVRIFSGVDVSDEFGMNEMFDTLKKENVTVDYVINNAGVSGPVTCFSHASLDEFKSAVEIHLTGTFWGSVQALKVMKENGKIVTISTFFTEERPHEQRPYRFRSPYTAAQGAKNRLVEAMSWELTDKKIISIGTNPGPVHSDRIYKTVYPKAAAEFLRVTGFEDLTPVQVDATNKELFPLLGEDENVVKEGIAKAAQKLAKEMNKDVSKLTVTITNLLNKIQTIAEKVQKNTSHMIADQQFLSQVQVAESVLNLCDDNIAKILNGKVIPGDRVFYPVKPFIGTTTPGVHQPDFTGRSVVFTVDATEKSDAQRVEYLAQHIIKNGGKVACFISESTPKELQEYISSKFHSHIVNIKNPDEVKKWLNTANTNLGSILAVIHITGKLPNISKLVELSRAKWEELVEKFITTPATVGQGALEQFVPGGGNDPRLFKDAKGALMIIGPDLPVGSKVTGMQRAQVEVFRGALRPFTTTVNQELSDVLNSKIRLFTIFPGSVTGIEPKNEKIAQALNFLVTDSALDSSEVTFCVDESRLE; translated from the coding sequence ATGCTGAAATTTCAAGGCAAAGTTGCACTAGTAACTGGTAGTGGAACAGGAATAGGTCAAGCCATTGCTAAAAAATTTATTGAAAATGGTGCCAGTGTGATAATTCTGGGTAGACGAAAAGAACCCTTAGAAGAAACATCAATTATGCTTAAAGAAATTATTTCCAAAGTAAACAGTGGAGCATCAGTAAGAATTTTCTCAGGAGTGGATGTAAGTGATGAATTTGGAATGAATGAAATGTTTGATACATTAAAAAAAGAAAACGTTACAGTGGATTATGTAATTAATAATGCAGGTGTTTCAGGCCCAGTAACATGTTTTTCTCATGCATCACTTGATGAATTCAAAAGCGCTGTAGAGATTCATTTGACAGGTACATTTTGGGGTTCAGTACAAGCTCTCAAAGTAATGAAAGAAAATGGCAAGATTGTAACAATATCTACATTTTTCACTGAAGAAAGACCACACGAACAAAGACCATACAGATTTAGAAGTCCATACACTGCAGCACAAGGTGCAAAGAACAGACTAGTTGAGGCAATGTCTTGGGAATTAACTGATAAAAAAATCATATCAATTGGAACAAATCCAGGTCCGGTTCACTCAGACAGGATATACAAGACAGTATATCCAAAAGCAGCGGCAGAATTTTTACGTGTCACGGGATTTGAAGACTTGACACCTGTTCAAGTTGATGCAACAAATAAAGAACTATTTCCATTATTAGGAGAAGATGAAAATGTGGTAAAAGAAGGAATTGCAAAAGCTGCACAAAAATTAGCAAAAGAGATGAACAAAGATGTGTCAAAATTAACTGTTACAATTACAAATCTATTAAACAAAATTCAAACGATAGCTGAAAAAGTTCAGAAAAACACATCACATATGATTGCAGATCAGCAATTCCTATCACAAGTTCAAGTTGCTGAATCAGTTTTGAATCTGTGTGATGATAATATTGCAAAAATATTAAACGGTAAAGTAATTCCGGGAGATAGAGTATTTTATCCAGTAAAACCATTCATTGGTACAACAACACCAGGAGTTCACCAACCTGACTTTACAGGAAGATCAGTTGTTTTTACAGTTGATGCAACTGAAAAATCAGACGCACAAAGAGTAGAATATCTTGCTCAACACATCATAAAAAATGGCGGCAAAGTTGCGTGTTTTATCTCTGAATCAACTCCTAAAGAATTACAAGAGTACATCAGCTCAAAGTTTCATTCACACATAGTAAATATTAAGAATCCAGATGAAGTTAAAAAATGGCTAAACACTGCAAATACCAACCTTGGAAGTATTTTAGCAGTGATACATATCACAGGTAAACTACCAAACATTTCAAAATTAGTTGAACTATCAAGAGCAAAATGGGAAGAACTAGTTGAAAAATTCATCACCACTCCTGCAACAGTAGGGCAAGGTGCACTAGAACAATTTGTTCCAGGAGGAGGTAATGACCCAAGACTATTCAAAGATGCAAAAGGTGCACTGATGATAATTGGTCCAGATTTACCTGTGGGTTCAAAAGTCACAGGAATGCAAAGAGCACAAGTAGAGGTATTTCGTGGGGCACTAAGACCATTTACTACTACAGTAAATCAAGAACTTAGCGATGTTTTAAATTCAAAAATTAGATTATTTACTATTTTCCCAGGGTCGGTAACTGGAATAGAACCAAAAAATGAGAAAATAGCTCAAGCGTTGAATTTCCTAGTAACGGATAGTGCGCTTGATTCATCTGAAGTCACATTTTGTGTTGATGAATCAAGATTAGAATGA
- a CDS encoding sulfite exporter TauE/SafE family protein translates to MIDQLWFIPLGFVAGILGSMIGLGGGIIVVPVLTFFGFPPTLAASNSLFAAFSNSIASTFSYSRQKRIEYSLGLKLGLLSIPGTILGAYISSDVAPSIFKVLFGLVLVSSAVYIFLRKKIETREKTLTKQMIVFAIGASFFAGIISSFFGIGGGIIFVPLMVVGMGMTMKKAAPTSQFILLFASLSGVIVHSLLGHPDFMHSGLLAAGAFVGGLVGARLSLDIKERYLQILVSSIIILAAIKLFFDSASENLFLFVKLLHI, encoded by the coding sequence TTGATTGATCAATTATGGTTCATTCCATTGGGATTTGTAGCTGGAATACTTGGTTCGATGATAGGTCTTGGCGGTGGAATAATAGTAGTTCCTGTATTGACTTTTTTTGGGTTTCCTCCCACTTTAGCTGCAAGCAATAGTTTGTTTGCGGCATTTAGTAACTCCATAGCTTCTACATTTTCATATTCTAGACAAAAACGAATTGAATATTCTCTTGGATTAAAACTAGGACTTCTGAGTATTCCTGGTACAATACTTGGTGCCTATATCTCAAGTGATGTAGCTCCTTCGATCTTTAAGGTTCTATTTGGATTAGTGTTAGTATCTTCTGCTGTCTATATATTTTTGAGAAAAAAGATAGAGACTAGAGAAAAGACTCTAACAAAACAAATGATCGTATTTGCAATAGGTGCAAGTTTTTTTGCAGGGATAATATCATCCTTTTTTGGAATCGGCGGAGGTATCATCTTTGTTCCATTAATGGTAGTTGGAATGGGAATGACTATGAAAAAAGCCGCTCCCACATCGCAATTTATCTTGCTTTTTGCATCTCTATCTGGAGTTATTGTTCACAGTCTTTTGGGTCACCCTGACTTTATGCACTCAGGATTATTGGCTGCCGGTGCATTTGTTGGTGGATTAGTTGGTGCAAGACTCTCATTAGATATCAAAGAAAGATATTTGCAAATTCTAGTTTCATCAATTATTATTTTGGCTGCGATCAAATTATTTTTTGATTCTGCATCTGAAAATTTATTTTTATTTGTTAAATTATTGCATATTTGA
- a CDS encoding DUF192 domain-containing protein → MATRTQTLIPVAIAAVIIGSVGLMSIPSDSKLESVQFPRGTIKIDDIALQVQVADTEPRRVRGLMFQDQLPYNQGMIFVFDEVGVYSLWMLNMQFSLDMIWFDQNGNIIHIEKDVPPCKTALETMTCQSFTPDGKALYILEVTSGFVDKFNITKDSKLSIISI, encoded by the coding sequence ATGGCAACCAGAACTCAGACTCTGATCCCAGTAGCAATAGCTGCAGTGATAATTGGATCTGTTGGATTGATGTCTATCCCAAGTGACAGCAAACTAGAATCTGTACAATTTCCAAGAGGTACAATCAAAATAGATGACATTGCATTGCAAGTCCAAGTTGCAGATACTGAACCGCGACGAGTAAGGGGATTAATGTTCCAAGATCAACTTCCATATAATCAGGGAATGATCTTTGTATTTGATGAGGTTGGTGTTTATTCTCTTTGGATGTTAAACATGCAGTTCTCTCTTGATATGATTTGGTTTGATCAAAACGGCAACATTATTCATATTGAAAAAGATGTTCCTCCATGTAAAACTGCCCTTGAGACGATGACCTGTCAAAGTTTTACCCCTGATGGCAAAGCCCTGTATATATTAGAGGTTACTTCTGGTTTTGTAGATAAATTTAACATTACTAAAGATTCCAAGTTAAGTATTATTTCAATTTAG
- a CDS encoding thermonuclease family protein: MNFIILGITLMVLLGVLAVFLYYESAQNTEKIKVQIPISEVTEIISEKLQIDSKTIAPSSIESSSSKCIGNADCFSGKVTKITDGDTIKVDERSIRFTLASAPEINTLEGKIAKDFVASICPVGSSVLVDEDDGQPEGSYGRILAVVYCNDVNLNEKILESGNAKISTLFCSESEFSDEPWVKKFGCTD, encoded by the coding sequence TTGAATTTCATAATTTTAGGAATTACTCTTATGGTTCTACTTGGAGTTTTGGCAGTTTTTTTATATTATGAATCTGCTCAAAATACCGAAAAAATCAAAGTACAAATTCCAATATCTGAGGTAACTGAGATTATTTCAGAAAAATTACAAATAGATTCTAAAACAATTGCACCTTCATCCATTGAATCATCTAGTTCAAAATGTATTGGTAATGCTGATTGCTTTTCAGGTAAAGTAACAAAAATTACTGATGGTGATACCATCAAGGTTGATGAAAGATCTATAAGATTTACATTGGCAAGTGCTCCCGAGATAAATACTTTGGAAGGTAAGATCGCAAAAGATTTTGTTGCTAGTATATGTCCTGTTGGTTCTTCTGTTTTAGTTGATGAAGATGATGGACAACCCGAAGGCAGTTACGGTCGAATACTCGCAGTAGTGTATTGCAACGATGTTAATCTCAATGAGAAAATTTTAGAATCAGGTAATGCAAAAATATCTACTTTGTTTTGTTCTGAAAGTGAGTTCTCAGACGAACCTTGGGTAAAAAAATTTGGGTGTACTGATTAA
- a CDS encoding zinc ribbon domain-containing protein: protein MIRITEKPKVVINITESFLDTIDILLNLQVGDLSRLEHVKRMILENKPLYTSDKKYVKNLAETYIKDHQIEEIKSPKLINCRNCSTSIAEDAKFCTLCGTRQERTFQNYDVKKIVKRYNPLKLISRPNSYQSLAIVGGLMAMIPTLFIVARMEPLLEAINYETGIELSGLASVFISLGIISSILSFIAIIITFLIKNPKKVGRMLFFIAFGILVTSILIGIVGFGIILISSNIAYKKRHY, encoded by the coding sequence TTGATTAGAATTACAGAAAAACCCAAGGTTGTGATAAATATTACAGAATCATTTTTAGATACAATAGACATTTTATTAAATTTACAGGTAGGCGATTTATCAAGATTAGAGCACGTAAAAAGAATGATACTAGAAAATAAACCACTTTACACAAGTGATAAAAAATATGTTAAAAATCTAGCAGAGACATACATTAAAGATCATCAAATAGAAGAAATCAAATCACCAAAATTAATCAATTGTCGTAATTGCAGTACCAGCATTGCTGAAGATGCAAAATTTTGCACCCTATGTGGAACTAGACAAGAAAGAACATTTCAAAATTATGACGTAAAGAAGATTGTAAAAAGATACAATCCATTAAAACTTATATCAAGACCAAATTCGTATCAAAGTCTTGCCATAGTTGGAGGATTAATGGCAATGATTCCAACATTATTTATCGTTGCAAGAATGGAGCCATTACTTGAGGCAATCAACTATGAAACAGGAATAGAGTTGTCAGGACTTGCATCTGTTTTCATATCCCTTGGGATAATTTCCAGCATATTGAGTTTCATTGCAATCATAATTACATTTTTAATAAAAAACCCAAAAAAGGTTGGAAGAATGTTATTTTTTATAGCATTTGGAATACTTGTTACTTCAATTCTAATAGGAATTGTAGGTTTTGGGATAATTTTGATTTCAAGTAATATAGCATACAAAAAAAGACATTACTAA
- a CDS encoding MFS transporter yields the protein MSLTLAQKKIAIGSFLGWSLDGYDIVLMLLVIPSISQLFFPSADPVFSILATFASYTVTLIMRPLGSVIFGIYGDKFGRKKAMVITIMGFSIATFAVGLLPTYLMVGVMAPILLILVRLIQGIFAGGEWGSGAVLTIESIPKQKRGVISGFLQSGFSFGFLLAAISFQIITILFPGQLFEEIGWRILFFTGIIPGFVALFVRLSMDESPLWIKKNKESGLVKTPLKSIVFGKIHRKEFLLCAAIMTGLVYMYHGSISILPTYLGEFGDFQKEQIALIMIYATASSWVGMILTGWLSQKIGRKKSMLIFVSASILVSIPLASAILNNLYGLVLYVIVYAIVISTASGPIPAYFSERFPTQIRNSAAGFSYNAGLIFGSWSPLIALYFMSSVSKELVPVALGINIMIGSIILIIPTLLSRETKDVEL from the coding sequence ATGAGTCTAACATTAGCTCAGAAAAAAATCGCCATTGGTTCATTTCTTGGTTGGTCTTTAGATGGATATGATATAGTTTTGATGCTACTTGTTATTCCTTCAATTAGTCAGCTATTTTTTCCATCTGCGGATCCTGTGTTTAGTATACTTGCAACATTTGCATCGTATACTGTTACATTGATTATGAGACCTTTAGGATCTGTGATTTTTGGGATCTATGGTGATAAGTTTGGACGAAAAAAAGCAATGGTAATTACCATAATGGGATTTTCAATTGCAACTTTTGCAGTTGGATTGTTACCAACATATCTAATGGTAGGAGTGATGGCACCAATTCTTCTGATACTGGTGCGTCTAATTCAAGGAATATTTGCTGGAGGTGAGTGGGGCAGTGGTGCTGTACTAACAATTGAAAGTATACCAAAACAAAAGAGAGGTGTAATATCTGGATTTTTGCAAAGTGGATTCTCTTTTGGTTTTTTATTGGCTGCAATATCTTTTCAAATAATTACTATTTTATTTCCAGGGCAGTTGTTTGAGGAGATTGGATGGCGGATACTCTTTTTTACAGGAATAATTCCTGGATTTGTTGCACTTTTTGTGCGATTAAGTATGGATGAATCTCCGTTATGGATTAAAAAGAACAAAGAATCTGGTCTTGTTAAAACTCCATTGAAAAGTATTGTTTTTGGAAAAATTCACAGAAAGGAATTTTTGCTTTGTGCTGCAATAATGACTGGACTTGTTTACATGTATCATGGCTCCATTAGTATTTTGCCTACATATTTGGGAGAGTTTGGTGATTTTCAAAAAGAACAGATTGCACTAATTATGATTTATGCTACTGCATCCTCTTGGGTTGGGATGATCCTAACTGGTTGGTTATCCCAAAAAATTGGCAGAAAAAAATCAATGCTTATTTTTGTATCTGCATCAATTCTTGTTTCAATTCCACTTGCAAGTGCAATATTGAATAATTTGTATGGCTTGGTATTGTATGTTATAGTTTATGCCATTGTTATATCTACTGCATCAGGTCCAATACCTGCATATTTTTCAGAAAGATTTCCAACCCAAATACGAAACAGTGCAGCTGGTTTTTCATATAATGCAGGATTGATCTTTGGTTCATGGTCCCCCCTGATTGCATTATACTTTATGTCAAGTGTTTCAAAAGAATTGGTTCCAGTTGCTCTAGGAATTAATATTATGATTGGTTCAATAATTCTGATAATCCCCACATTACTTAGTAGAGAAACCAAAGATGTTGAACTTTAG
- a CDS encoding DUF6659 family protein — protein sequence MPEINVEEYEKRCQEILQDSEVRFAALLDEFGKILAGGYKVDVDPRLTEEQHNEVCKELAGRVVKRKKFDVELGYVKYSASRRKHVVIMSFPIFEKVIMIVAEPNVNIDRLAFRIIEKLGRQWGEFFGE from the coding sequence ATGCCAGAGATTAATGTAGAAGAGTATGAGAAAAGATGTCAAGAAATTCTACAAGATAGCGAAGTAAGATTTGCCGCACTTTTAGATGAATTTGGAAAGATACTTGCTGGAGGGTATAAAGTAGATGTGGATCCAAGATTAACTGAAGAGCAACACAATGAAGTTTGTAAAGAGTTAGCAGGAAGAGTAGTAAAAAGAAAAAAATTTGATGTAGAATTAGGATATGTAAAATATTCAGCATCTCGCAGAAAGCATGTTGTGATAATGAGTTTTCCAATCTTTGAAAAAGTAATAATGATAGTAGCAGAACCAAATGTCAACATTGACAGATTAGCATTTAGAATAATTGAAAAGCTGGGTCGTCAATGGGGCGAATTTTTTGGGGAATAA
- a CDS encoding metal-dependent transcriptional regulator codes for MKDKNSKRLDSIKAAHQSEKASYSTRMEDYLEVISELVELKGYATTLDISRYMNVSAPSVTKMLQRLEENKLLEYEKYHGINLTSKGTQIAIEIRQNHGILLEFFEILGVNHDTANKDTEGIEHHLNPKTIKQLRKFITFLKANPKIIESFKNP; via the coding sequence TTGAAGGATAAAAACTCCAAGAGGTTAGACTCTATCAAAGCAGCTCATCAGTCAGAAAAAGCAAGCTATAGCACTAGAATGGAGGATTATTTGGAGGTAATCTCTGAGCTTGTAGAGCTAAAAGGATATGCAACCACATTAGACATTTCACGATACATGAATGTGAGTGCGCCAAGTGTTACAAAAATGCTACAAAGATTAGAAGAAAACAAGTTGTTAGAATATGAAAAGTACCACGGGATTAATCTAACAAGTAAGGGCACTCAGATAGCAATCGAGATAAGACAAAACCATGGAATTTTACTAGAGTTTTTTGAGATTTTGGGAGTGAATCATGATACTGCTAACAAAGATACTGAAGGAATTGAACATCACTTGAATCCAAAAACAATCAAACAATTACGAAAGTTTATCACATTTTTAAAAGCAAATCCAAAAATTATTGAAAGTTTTAAGAATCCATAA
- a CDS encoding PINc/VapC family ATPase — protein sequence MSKIVVDTSIIINGQLIILIESGKIKNSEIIIPQAVFDELQSQASQKKEQGFIGLEVIKKLKEISGNFELVISLSGSHPTSEDIRMAGSGRIDAIIKDVAKQNQAILYTSDNVQHLVAQAEGLESVFVKPIPKNITLEFLKFFDSETMSVHLKENMTPMAKKGKPGSFVLTKINDEILTREYLQLITSQILETTASDSSTVEISKTGAYVIQYNDYRIAITKPPFSEAFEITIVHPIVKLTLDDYTISEELMKRFSDRAEGIIISGPPGSGKSTLASSLANFYHNTGKIVKTFESPRDLQVDPGITQYTKLDGSFDNTADILLLVRPDYTIFDEVRRREDFRTFADLRLTGVGMVGVVHANSPLDAIQRFIGKIELGIIPNVIDTVVFVKDGTIGKIYDLELVVKVPTGMTESDLARPVIEIRNFADHVLEHEIYTFGEENVIVPVSKKVQKVGIEKLAEDKIRELFRKYDPRVEVEILSDNRAKILVDKQSMASIIGKGGSNISEIEKVLKIHIDVVEKTNSNRYESKNSSNEISFHFSESKSGLVLTVGREYSSMHADIYVHDNYVTSVRIGKKGEITIPKRSEASRTLMKLASSQNDIQIFLKD from the coding sequence TTGTCGAAGATTGTTGTAGATACTAGTATCATAATTAATGGACAGCTAATTATATTGATTGAATCAGGAAAAATTAAAAATTCTGAAATCATTATACCTCAAGCAGTTTTTGATGAATTACAATCACAAGCATCTCAGAAAAAAGAACAGGGTTTTATTGGTTTGGAAGTAATAAAAAAACTTAAAGAAATATCCGGTAATTTTGAGTTGGTCATATCACTTTCAGGCTCGCACCCAACTTCTGAGGATATTCGTATGGCTGGTTCTGGTAGAATTGATGCGATAATCAAAGATGTTGCAAAACAAAATCAAGCAATTCTGTATACTTCTGATAATGTTCAACATCTAGTGGCACAGGCCGAAGGATTGGAATCTGTGTTTGTAAAACCAATTCCTAAAAATATTACTTTGGAATTTTTAAAATTTTTTGACTCTGAAACAATGAGTGTACACCTAAAAGAGAACATGACACCAATGGCAAAAAAAGGAAAACCTGGGTCATTTGTTTTGACAAAAATAAACGATGAAATTTTAACCCGTGAATATCTCCAACTAATTACCTCTCAAATTTTAGAGACTACTGCTTCTGATTCTAGTACTGTTGAAATCTCAAAAACTGGTGCATATGTAATTCAGTACAATGATTATAGAATTGCAATTACCAAGCCTCCGTTTTCTGAAGCATTTGAAATCACAATCGTTCATCCTATCGTGAAATTGACTTTGGATGATTATACTATTTCTGAAGAATTAATGAAGCGATTCTCTGATAGGGCTGAAGGCATCATAATTTCTGGTCCTCCAGGTTCTGGAAAAAGTACTCTTGCATCTAGCCTTGCCAATTTTTATCACAATACTGGAAAGATTGTAAAAACATTTGAATCTCCACGTGATTTGCAAGTGGATCCAGGAATTACTCAATACACAAAGCTTGATGGTAGTTTTGATAACACTGCTGATATTTTATTATTAGTTCGTCCTGATTACACAATCTTTGATGAGGTAAGACGAAGAGAAGACTTTCGAACGTTTGCTGATCTACGACTCACTGGTGTTGGCATGGTCGGTGTTGTACATGCCAACTCTCCTTTGGATGCAATACAACGTTTTATCGGAAAAATCGAGTTAGGAATAATTCCAAATGTTATTGATACTGTAGTTTTTGTTAAAGATGGCACAATAGGAAAAATATATGATTTGGAGCTTGTGGTTAAGGTTCCAACTGGAATGACCGAATCTGATTTGGCAAGACCAGTAATTGAGATTAGAAATTTTGCAGATCATGTGCTTGAGCATGAAATTTACACATTTGGTGAAGAGAATGTCATAGTTCCAGTATCAAAAAAAGTACAAAAAGTAGGTATTGAAAAACTTGCAGAAGACAAAATACGCGAGCTCTTTAGGAAATATGATCCTAGAGTAGAAGTTGAGATATTGTCTGACAATCGAGCCAAAATCTTAGTAGATAAACAATCAATGGCATCAATTATCGGAAAAGGTGGTTCTAACATTAGTGAGATTGAAAAAGTGCTAAAAATACACATTGATGTAGTTGAAAAGACTAATTCTAATCGTTATGAATCTAAAAATTCATCTAATGAAATATCTTTTCATTTTTCAGAATCTAAGAGCGGGTTAGTTTTAACTGTTGGCAGAGAATATTCTTCAATGCATGCTGATATTTATGTTCATGATAACTATGTGACTTCAGTTAGAATTGGGAAAAAAGGTGAGATTACAATTCCAAAACGTTCTGAAGCGTCACGAACTTTAATGAAACTAGCATCATCTCAAAACGATATTCAAATATTTCTTAAAGATTAA
- a CDS encoding response regulator: MGNIMIADDSDAIRLVLKDILSIGEHNIVCEAKDGAESVDFFFKFNPDLLLLDLAMPKKDGFTVVKEILSKDPKAKIILVTASDDQKVIQQCLDFGASSYISKPFNFNNILKVVSDVLAK; the protein is encoded by the coding sequence ATGGGAAACATCATGATTGCCGATGATTCTGATGCAATTAGACTTGTCTTAAAAGATATTTTGTCTATAGGTGAACATAATATTGTATGTGAGGCAAAAGATGGTGCAGAAAGTGTAGATTTTTTTTTCAAATTTAATCCTGACTTGTTACTTTTAGATTTAGCAATGCCTAAAAAAGATGGATTTACTGTTGTTAAAGAAATACTCTCAAAAGATCCAAAAGCCAAGATTATCTTGGTTACTGCAAGTGATGATCAGAAAGTTATTCAGCAATGTTTGGATTTTGGTGCCTCATCTTATATTTCAAAACCATTTAATTTTAACAACATATTGAAAGTTGTTTCGGATGTTTTGGCAAAGTAA
- a CDS encoding Hpt domain-containing protein, whose product MSNEFLKVATAEINDEISTISNILSACHTPLDVSANASKIQKSTHKIKGLAPMMGKEELGALSSMLDSLLKKITDETITDEIFESLIISVDAMKKSMTQSDINLNEIKQKIFQISSTFI is encoded by the coding sequence ATGTCTAATGAATTTCTTAAGGTTGCTACTGCTGAAATAAACGATGAAATTTCTACAATTTCTAATATCTTAAGTGCTTGTCATACTCCTCTAGATGTATCTGCTAATGCCTCCAAAATTCAAAAATCAACTCACAAAATCAAAGGATTGGCTCCAATGATGGGAAAAGAGGAATTGGGTGCTCTATCATCAATGCTTGATTCTCTGTTAAAAAAGATAACAGATGAGACAATAACTGATGAAATATTTGAATCTCTTATCATTTCAGTTGATGCTATGAAGAAATCTATGACTCAATCCGATATTAATTTGAATGAAATAAAACAAAAGATTTTCCAAATATCTTCTACTTTTATCTGA